The Acyrthosiphon pisum isolate AL4f unplaced genomic scaffold, pea_aphid_22Mar2018_4r6ur Scaffold_21702;HRSCAF=24639, whole genome shotgun sequence genomic sequence CAATGTTGTGGCTATGAACAATACTTACAGAAGCAAATCACAACATGAAACAAACGATTGACAAAATGACGATGAAATGTGAAATGAGGTTTTTGCACTTTGGAGTTACACGTTTCGACACTGGCTGGAACACCGTACAGCTCGAGTGACGGCAAAAGAAGAACGatgaagtataaaaaaaaacattatgaacACGACGAAAAAGTAGGAAAACtcacgataatatattttggatatCACAAAAACGGTTAATCACAAGACGGATAACGATAATACGAATGTGTGATAACGAAGGCCACACTGCTGGTTGGTCGCAAACAACAGCTAGGCTTCACTGCCGACCGGTGCTGCAACAGTGGAGCGCAGCGTTACCACATTaacacaaaaattacaaatattgtttggGCGCAAACATGCTCCCCCCTTGAAAGGAACAAACTttcaactatataaaaaaaaataaaaaaaataaataaataagtaactaAAACAATGGGAAAACCTATGACCTTTACAATGGCTGGTTAACAAGATGTTTGGGGTGCGATGATGTCTTCGATGTCTTCATCCTCTTCGTTAGGTATTATGGCCAATTTAACAACCGGTCGCTTAAATTCCAACCCAGAAGAGTTCCGCACCGTCACCGCTCTTACCACATTATCCATACCCGGATGGACCTTGATGATACGTACTAAGGGCCATTGCATGGGTggcaaattttcattttttaaaatggctAGATCTCCAATAACCACATTTCTGCACATTTTGGTCCACTTTCCCCTGCGCTGTACTTGAGGCAGATACTCCGTTGACCACGTTTTCCAGAACACTTGCACTCGTGACTGCATCAATTTAAAACGGCGGAGGCGATTTTGGGGCACATCCGATACGTCTGGCTCAGGAGGAAGCATAAGTGGGCCACCTACAAGGAAGTGTCCAGGGGTAAGTGCATTGAAGTCTGCTGGATCGGAAGACATTTGCGTCAAGGGACGCGAGTTTAATGATGCTTCTATCTTGCAGAGCAACGTCGTGGTTTCATCATAAGTTAGGAGGACCCCATTTGTTACTCGAATAAGGAGTTTTTTGGCTGACTTTACAGCACTTTCCCACAATCCGCCAAAATGGGGGGCGGATGGGGGAATGAAACTCCACTTAATCTCCTGGATGGTAAGAAAGTCATTGAACTGTTTGCTGTTTCTGAGCTGTTGAAAATAGGTTTTTAGGACACGGCTGGCGCCTACGAAGTTAGACCCATTGTCACTGAAAAGATTGGTGCATTGCCCTCTTCGAGCCATGAACCTTGACAATGTGGCAAGAAAGTCCTCGGTCGACAGGGAGGAAACCAGTTCCAAGTGTATAGCCCTGGTGACCATGCACACAAATACGCAGATGTAGCCTTTTGTGGGGGAAACTTTCCGGCGCCCACTCCGAATCAAGATTGGACCGCAAAAATCCAGGCCGCTCCTTGCAAATGGTCTTGCATACGTAACCCGTTCCCTTGGCAGGTGAGCCATAAAGGGAGAGATGAACTTGGGCGTTGCCCGGAAGCATTGATGACAATTACGGACTGTTTTTCTGGCTATTATTCTGCCACGGATAATCCAGTAATTGCACGAAATGTGAGAGAGTAGACCTTGTGGGCCAATATGCATGAGACGTCGATGCTCGTATTGACAAATAAGCTTGGTA encodes the following:
- the LOC115034955 gene encoding uncharacterized protein LOC115034955 produces the protein MAHLPRERVTYARPFARSGLDFCGPILIRSGRRKVSPTKGYICVFVCMVTRAIHLELVSSLSTEDFLATLSRFMARRGQCTNLFSDNGSNFVGASRVLKTYFQQLRNSKQFNDFLTIQEIKWSFIPPSAPHFGGLWESAVKSAKKLLIRVTNGVLLTYDETTTLLCKIEASLNSRPLTQMSSDPADFNALTPGHFLVGGPLMLPPEPDVSDVPQNRLRRFKLMQSRVQVFWKTWSTEYLPQVQRRGKWTKMCRNVVIGDLAILKNENLPPMQWPLVRIIKVHPGMDNVVRAVTVRNSSGLEFKRPVVKLAIIPNEEDEDIEDIIAPQTSC